Part of the Cupriavidus basilensis genome is shown below.
GGCAAGGATCGGGAACAGCTCGAAGACCCGTTGCAGGTCGGCCTCGAAGTCGCCGCCACGCACTCCGGCCGCCTCGCAGCCCAGCAGCAGGTTGTCCATCACGGACAGCGGTGCGATGACGCGGCGTCCCTCGGGCACCTGGATCACGCCTAGGCGCGAGCGCCGGTGCGCGGGCAGGGCATCGAGCGGGCTGCCGTCGAAGCGGATCGAGCCGGAGCCGGGCACGATGCCGCAGATCGCATTGACCAAGCTGGATTTGCCAGCCCCGTTGGGGCCGATCAGCGTGAAGATCTCGCCGCGCCGTACCGTGAGCGAGACGCCGCGCAACGCGGTGATGCCGCGATAGTGCACTTCAAGGTTCGTGATCGACAGGGCGTCGGCGCCGGCCTGGCCAGGAACGGCCTCCGGCGCGGCAATGGGAGGTGGATGGCTCGTCATTCAGGTCCCCAGATAGGCTTGCATCACGACTGGGTCTTGCAGGACCGCCTCGGGCTGACCCTCGGCGATCTCGCGCCCGGACGCGAGCACGTACAGGTAGGAGCAGACCTGCGTCATGAAGCGCATGTTGTGCTCGATCAGCAGCACCGCCACGCCTTCGGCCGCCACCTCCTGGAAGATGCGGCCGAGGCTGGCCGCCTCGACGTCGTTCATGCCGGCCACGGGCTCGTCCAGCAGCAACAGGCGCGGCTTCATCGCCAGCGCGCGCATCATCTCGATACGTCGCTGGTGCCCGTAGGAGAGGTTGCCGGCCCGGTGCTGCGCAAGTT
Proteins encoded:
- a CDS encoding ABC transporter ATP-binding protein; protein product: MTSHPPPIAAPEAVPGQAGADALSITNLEVHYRGITALRGVSLTVRRGEIFTLIGPNGAGKSSLVNAICGIVPGSGSIRFDGSPLDALPAHRRSRLGVIQVPEGRRVIAPLSVMDNLLLGCEAAGVRGGDFEADLQRVFELFPILAERRNQASGTMSGGQQQMLAIGRALMGNPHVLLLDEPSLGLAPVIVADVFRAVKRLNAQGMTILLVEQNARLALETAHRAAVLEQGRIVRQGMAADLANDPVIADHYFGQAAAT